One window from the genome of Chryseobacterium culicis encodes:
- a CDS encoding succinate CoA transferase, translating into MLERIRLESLREKVTTAENAVKIIKDGMTIGSSGFTKAGDSKAILPALAERGKTEDLKVTLMTGASLGHGTDGKLAEANVLKKRMPFQVDPILRNKINSGEILFIDQHLSESAELLHTKNLQSIDVAIIEAAYIERDGSIVPTTSVGNSVTFAALAKKVIIEINTEVPEEVYGIHDIYQAEDYPYRNVIPIVAPWNKIGRKSIPVDPEKIEAIVFTNRKDSPADIAEPDEKTTAIAKHLLAFFENEVLLGRLTDRLLPLQAGIGKVANAVLTGFKDSNFYDLTMFSEVLQDSTFDLIDSGKLSFASASSITVSQECYERVLGNLSKYKDKFVLRPQNISNTPGLIRRLGVIAINTAIEFDIYGNVNSTHIGGTKIMNGIGGSGDFARNAYLSIFVTQAASKGNNISHVLPMVSHTDHTEHDVDILVTDVGLADLRGLAPRERAQKIIDNCVHPDYKEELQSYFDRACEKGGHTPHLLQEAFSWHLRFAETGSMKQKTAVETAL; encoded by the coding sequence ATGTTAGAAAGAATCAGATTAGAAAGTTTACGCGAAAAAGTTACTACAGCGGAAAATGCTGTAAAAATCATTAAAGACGGTATGACTATCGGGTCCAGCGGCTTTACAAAAGCAGGTGACAGCAAGGCCATTTTGCCCGCACTCGCAGAAAGAGGAAAAACAGAAGACCTTAAAGTTACTTTGATGACCGGAGCCTCACTGGGTCACGGTACCGATGGAAAACTGGCAGAAGCTAATGTTCTGAAGAAAAGAATGCCGTTTCAGGTAGATCCCATCTTAAGAAACAAAATCAACAGCGGTGAGATTCTCTTCATCGATCAGCATTTGAGCGAAAGCGCCGAGCTTCTTCACACCAAAAATCTTCAGAGCATTGATGTCGCCATTATTGAAGCAGCCTATATTGAAAGAGACGGAAGCATTGTTCCTACCACTTCTGTGGGTAATTCAGTAACCTTCGCTGCTTTGGCTAAAAAAGTAATCATTGAAATCAATACAGAGGTTCCTGAAGAAGTATATGGCATCCATGATATCTACCAGGCAGAAGATTATCCGTACAGAAATGTTATTCCTATTGTTGCCCCATGGAACAAAATCGGGAGAAAAAGTATTCCTGTTGACCCTGAAAAAATTGAAGCCATTGTATTTACCAATCGTAAAGACAGCCCGGCAGATATCGCAGAACCGGACGAAAAAACAACAGCCATCGCCAAACACCTTCTTGCCTTCTTTGAGAATGAAGTTCTTTTAGGACGTCTTACAGACCGATTGCTTCCTCTTCAGGCAGGGATTGGTAAAGTAGCCAATGCTGTTCTGACAGGATTCAAAGACAGTAATTTTTATGATCTGACAATGTTTTCCGAAGTACTTCAGGACAGTACATTTGATCTGATCGATTCCGGTAAACTGAGTTTCGCCTCCGCATCATCCATTACCGTATCTCAGGAATGCTATGAAAGAGTCCTGGGAAATCTTTCAAAATATAAAGACAAATTTGTTCTAAGACCTCAGAATATTTCCAATACTCCGGGACTGATCCGAAGATTGGGAGTAATAGCCATCAATACTGCTATTGAATTCGATATTTATGGAAATGTAAACTCTACCCATATCGGAGGTACAAAAATCATGAATGGAATCGGAGGTTCCGGAGACTTCGCAAGGAATGCTTATTTAAGTATTTTTGTGACTCAGGCTGCTTCAAAAGGCAATAATATTTCTCACGTTCTCCCAATGGTATCTCATACCGATCATACAGAACATGATGTGGATATTCTGGTAACAGATGTGGGATTGGCAGACTTAAGAGGTTTAGCACCGAGAGAAAGAGCACAAAAGATTATCGACAATTGTGTTCATCCGGACTATAAAGAAGAATTACAATCTTATTTCGACAGAGCCTGTGAAAAAGGAGGTCATACTCCTCATTTGCTGCAGGAAGCTTTCAGCTGGCATCTTCGATTTGCAGAAACAGGAAGTATGAAGCAGAAAACAGCTGTTGAAACTGCCCTTTAA
- a CDS encoding acetyl-CoA hydrolase/transferase family protein — MNNYISAEEAIYTIKSGNRVFFHGSACTPNYLIDELARQAGRLQNVEMVSITQQGNVEIAKPEYKDSFFINSLFVSTPVRDAVNSDRGDFLPVFLSEIPILFRKNILPLDVAIVTVSPPDKHGFCTLGTSVDIARAAVDTAKIIVAIVNPRMPRTHGDGMLHISRIHKLVWHEEELPTVDYGSKVGPEEMLVGKNVAELIEDRSTLQMGIGTIPDAVLKCLTNHKDLGIHTEMLSDGVIDLIQDDVINNKYKGYNDNKTITSFCFGTRKLYDYVDDNTVFAFRDVSEVNFPINIMRNKKMVAINSAIEIDLTGQVCADSIGTMQYSGIGGQMDFMRGAALSDDGKPIIAITARTKKGISRIVPFLKQGAGVVTTRGHIHYVVTEYGTAYLYGKNLRQRAQELISIAHPDDREMLERAAFERFKH, encoded by the coding sequence ATGAATAATTACATCAGTGCAGAAGAAGCAATATATACGATAAAAAGCGGAAACCGTGTATTTTTCCACGGCAGTGCTTGTACTCCCAATTATCTGATTGATGAACTGGCAAGACAGGCTGGACGATTACAAAATGTGGAAATGGTTTCTATTACCCAGCAGGGAAATGTGGAAATTGCAAAACCTGAGTACAAAGACAGCTTTTTCATCAATTCTTTATTTGTTTCCACTCCTGTACGTGATGCTGTAAATTCTGACAGAGGAGACTTTTTACCGGTATTTCTAAGTGAAATTCCTATTTTATTCAGAAAAAATATTTTACCTCTGGATGTAGCCATCGTCACAGTTTCTCCACCGGATAAACATGGTTTTTGTACACTGGGAACTTCTGTGGATATTGCAAGAGCAGCCGTGGATACAGCCAAGATTATTGTTGCCATAGTCAATCCAAGAATGCCCAGAACCCATGGAGATGGAATGCTCCATATCAGCAGAATCCACAAACTCGTTTGGCATGAAGAAGAACTTCCAACTGTAGACTATGGCTCAAAAGTAGGTCCTGAAGAAATGCTGGTAGGAAAAAATGTAGCTGAGCTGATTGAAGACAGATCTACCCTTCAGATGGGTATTGGTACAATTCCAGATGCTGTTTTGAAATGCCTTACCAACCATAAAGACCTGGGAATCCACACAGAAATGCTGAGTGATGGTGTTATTGACCTTATTCAGGATGATGTAATCAACAATAAATACAAAGGCTACAACGATAACAAAACCATAACAAGTTTCTGTTTCGGAACCCGAAAACTCTATGATTATGTGGATGACAATACCGTATTTGCGTTCAGAGATGTAAGTGAAGTCAATTTCCCAATCAATATCATGAGAAACAAAAAAATGGTAGCCATCAATTCTGCCATTGAAATAGACCTTACGGGACAGGTATGTGCAGATTCTATCGGAACCATGCAATACAGCGGAATCGGAGGACAAATGGACTTTATGCGTGGAGCCGCTCTAAGTGACGATGGAAAACCTATCATAGCCATTACCGCAAGAACGAAAAAAGGAATTTCCAGAATCGTTCCTTTTCTTAAACAGGGAGCTGGTGTAGTAACAACCAGAGGTCATATCCACTATGTCGTTACTGAATACGGAACAGCTTACCTGTATGGAAAAAATCTCCGCCAGAGAGCACAGGAACTCATCAGTATAGCCCATCCGGATGACAGAGAAATGCTGGAGAGGGCTGCTTTTGAAAGATTTAAACACTGA
- the hppD gene encoding 4-hydroxyphenylpyruvate dioxygenase codes for MSTLTFAEKIAQAENFLPINGTDYIEFYVGNAKQAAHYYKTAFGFQSVAYAGPETGVRDRASYVLQQGKIRLVLTTGLKSDSLISEHVKKHGDGVKILALWVDDAYAAFEETTKRGGKPYLEPVTLTDEHGEVRMSGIYTYGETVHMFVERKNYNGAFMPGYEKWESDYKPEEAGLLYVDHCVGNVDWNRMIPTVEWYEKVMGFVNILSFDDKQINTEYSALMSKVMSNGNGYAKFPINEPAEGKKKSQVEEYLDFYEGEGVQHIAVATKDIIHTVTELKKRGVEFLSAPPEAYYDMVPERVGHIDEDLKKLQDLGILIDHDEEGYLLQIFTKPVEDRPTLFFEIIERHGAQSFGAGNFKALFEALEREQERRGNL; via the coding sequence ATGTCAACACTTACATTTGCCGAGAAAATAGCTCAAGCAGAAAATTTCTTACCGATTAACGGTACAGATTATATTGAGTTTTATGTAGGAAATGCAAAACAGGCTGCCCATTATTACAAAACCGCTTTCGGTTTTCAGTCTGTAGCTTATGCCGGTCCTGAAACAGGAGTAAGAGACCGCGCATCTTATGTACTTCAACAGGGGAAAATCAGATTGGTATTAACTACCGGACTAAAGTCTGACTCTCTTATCAGCGAGCACGTAAAAAAACATGGTGACGGAGTAAAAATTTTGGCACTTTGGGTAGATGACGCTTATGCAGCTTTCGAAGAAACAACTAAAAGAGGTGGAAAACCTTATTTAGAGCCTGTAACGTTAACTGATGAGCATGGTGAGGTAAGAATGTCCGGTATCTACACGTATGGAGAAACCGTTCACATGTTTGTGGAAAGAAAAAATTACAACGGAGCTTTCATGCCTGGATATGAAAAGTGGGAAAGTGATTATAAGCCTGAAGAAGCAGGTTTATTATATGTAGACCACTGTGTAGGAAATGTTGACTGGAACAGAATGATCCCAACTGTAGAATGGTACGAAAAAGTAATGGGGTTTGTAAACATCCTTTCTTTTGATGACAAGCAGATCAACACAGAATATTCTGCATTGATGTCTAAAGTAATGTCAAACGGAAACGGATATGCAAAATTCCCGATTAACGAACCTGCAGAAGGTAAAAAGAAATCTCAGGTAGAAGAATACCTTGATTTCTATGAAGGTGAAGGGGTACAGCACATTGCTGTAGCAACGAAAGATATTATCCACACCGTAACGGAATTGAAAAAACGTGGTGTTGAATTCCTTTCTGCTCCACCAGAGGCTTATTACGACATGGTTCCTGAAAGAGTAGGTCATATTGATGAAGATCTTAAAAAACTTCAGGATTTAGGTATACTTATTGATCATGATGAAGAAGGATACTTGTTACAGATTTTTACAAAACCTGTAGAAGACCGTCCTACTCTATTCTTCGAAATTATTGAAAGACACGGTGCACAGAGTTTTGGTGCCGGAAACTTCAAAGCTTTGTTCGAAGCATTAGAGAGAGAACAGGAAAGAAGAGGTAATCTTTAA
- the fahA gene encoding fumarylacetoacetase gives MKSFVDYSSNSDFSIHNIPFGVAVFNKEYIGCCTRIGDQVIDLATLYDLGYFEDIEGLDDNVFEAYTINEFIELGKPVTNAVRTKIQTLLQEGSTLSKDQKTIEEAFYDLDKVKMMMPVHIPNYTDFYSSIEHATNVGKMFRDPANALLPNWKHLPVGYHGRASSIVVSGTEINRPKGQMKPADVEKPVFGPCKQLDFELEMAFIINRNTEMGESISTKDAEDAIFGMVVFNDWSARDIQSWEYVPLGPFLAKNFGSSISPWVVTLEALEPFRTASPDQDPEVLDYLKFEGDKNYDINLEVYIQPENGDHNLISESNYKHMYWNMTQQLAHHTVNGCNVEVGDLYASGTISGSDPKSFGSMLELTWRGQNPLSLSNGEERKFIEDNDTITMKAWAEKDGVRVGFGEVSGKIIPTL, from the coding sequence ATGAAATCATTTGTAGACTATTCCTCAAATTCGGATTTTTCTATACACAATATTCCTTTCGGAGTCGCAGTTTTTAACAAAGAATATATCGGATGCTGTACAAGAATCGGAGATCAGGTAATTGATCTTGCTACGTTGTACGATCTTGGTTATTTTGAAGATATTGAAGGATTAGACGACAATGTTTTTGAAGCGTATACCATCAATGAATTTATCGAACTGGGTAAACCGGTTACCAATGCTGTTCGTACCAAAATTCAAACATTATTACAGGAAGGGTCTACTTTATCAAAAGATCAGAAAACCATTGAAGAAGCTTTCTATGACCTGGATAAAGTAAAAATGATGATGCCTGTTCACATCCCGAACTACACCGATTTCTACAGCAGCATTGAACATGCTACCAACGTAGGAAAAATGTTCCGTGATCCTGCAAATGCTCTATTGCCAAACTGGAAACATTTACCGGTAGGCTACCATGGAAGAGCCTCTTCTATCGTAGTTTCCGGAACTGAGATCAACCGTCCGAAAGGTCAGATGAAACCTGCAGATGTGGAGAAACCTGTTTTCGGGCCTTGTAAACAGCTTGACTTTGAACTGGAAATGGCCTTCATCATCAACAGAAATACAGAGATGGGAGAAAGTATCTCTACCAAAGATGCTGAAGATGCCATCTTCGGAATGGTAGTTTTCAACGACTGGTCTGCAAGAGATATCCAATCATGGGAATATGTTCCACTAGGGCCATTCCTTGCCAAAAACTTCGGTTCATCTATTTCTCCATGGGTAGTAACCCTTGAAGCTTTGGAGCCATTCAGAACAGCTTCTCCAGATCAGGATCCTGAAGTATTAGATTATTTAAAATTCGAAGGTGATAAAAACTACGATATCAACCTTGAAGTATATATTCAGCCTGAAAACGGAGATCACAACCTCATCAGCGAAAGCAACTACAAACACATGTACTGGAATATGACCCAGCAGCTGGCACACCACACCGTAAACGGATGTAATGTAGAAGTGGGTGACCTATATGCCAGCGGTACTATTTCGGGAAGTGATCCAAAATCTTTCGGATCTATGCTTGAACTGACATGGAGAGGACAGAATCCTTTATCATTAAGCAACGGAGAAGAGAGAAAATTCATCGAAGATAATGATACCATTACCATGAAAGCATGGGCTGAAAAAGATGGTGTAAGAGTAGGTTTCGGGGAAGTTTCCGGTAAAATTATTCCAACACTTTAA
- a CDS encoding GxxExxY protein: MITQSYLTDLTYNINGACIEVHKVLGPGLLESVYHKCLEEEFRLRNINFKSEFKVPVHYKGKEINCDFFCDFLIEDLIVVELKSVAKLNDIHRAQLLNYINLMKKPKGILVNFNVKNLYHEGQETFVNQYYDMLF; this comes from the coding sequence ATGATTACGCAGTCATATTTAACAGATCTTACCTATAACATAAATGGTGCTTGTATAGAAGTCCACAAAGTTTTAGGGCCTGGTTTATTGGAAAGCGTATATCATAAATGTCTGGAAGAAGAATTTAGATTAAGAAATATTAATTTTAAATCTGAGTTTAAAGTTCCGGTACATTATAAAGGAAAAGAAATTAACTGTGATTTCTTTTGTGATTTTTTAATTGAAGACTTAATTGTGGTAGAATTAAAGTCAGTTGCAAAGCTTAATGATATTCATAGAGCTCAACTTCTTAACTATATTAATTTAATGAAGAAACCCAAAGGTATTTTAGTCAATTTTAATGTCAAAAATCTATACCACGAAGGACAGGAAACCTTTGTGAATCAATATTATGATATGCTTTTTTAA
- a CDS encoding flavin reductase family protein, which translates to MKTVIPSEITSVQLQTIMQTAVSPRPIALASTVDKDGNNNLSPFSFFNMFSTVPPILIFSPSRRVRDNTTKHTLENVLEVPEVVIGTVNFPIVQQISLASTEYETGVNEFIKSGLTMKDADLVQPKLIEECPVNFECKVLEVKPLGDQGGAGNLVICEVQKIHIREEYLNEAGNLDQKKLDMVARLGSNWYSRSNENNLFEVPKPLVTKGIGFDLLPDSIKYSKVFTGNDLGMLANTEVLPAGDFHADENIHIEVQKLLLDSKVEEAWVLLTIQ; encoded by the coding sequence ATGAAAACAGTAATCCCTTCCGAGATAACCTCCGTACAACTACAGACGATCATGCAGACTGCCGTTTCACCACGTCCGATTGCACTGGCTTCTACTGTAGATAAAGACGGCAATAATAACTTATCTCCGTTCAGTTTTTTCAATATGTTCAGTACTGTTCCACCTATCCTTATCTTTTCACCATCAAGGAGAGTCCGTGACAATACGACTAAACATACACTGGAAAATGTTCTTGAAGTACCTGAAGTAGTCATTGGAACAGTGAATTTTCCAATTGTACAGCAGATATCTTTAGCTTCTACAGAATATGAAACCGGAGTCAATGAATTTATCAAATCCGGACTTACCATGAAGGATGCAGATCTTGTACAGCCTAAACTGATTGAAGAATGTCCTGTCAACTTTGAATGTAAAGTTTTAGAGGTAAAACCATTGGGAGATCAGGGTGGTGCCGGAAATCTGGTGATCTGCGAAGTTCAGAAAATCCACATCAGAGAAGAATATCTGAATGAAGCAGGAAATCTGGATCAGAAAAAACTGGATATGGTAGCCCGTTTAGGCAGCAACTGGTATTCCAGAAGCAATGAAAACAATCTCTTTGAAGTACCGAAACCTTTGGTCACAAAAGGAATTGGTTTTGATCTGTTACCTGATTCTATCAAATACAGCAAAGTATTTACAGGAAACGATCTTGGGATGCTAGCCAATACAGAGGTATTACCTGCAGGTGACTTCCATGCTGATGAAAACATTCACATAGAGGTTCAGAAACTGCTTCTGGACAGCAAAGTTGAAGAAGCGTGGGTTTTACTCACAATACAATAA
- a CDS encoding alpha/beta hydrolase family protein has product MNLIVEKNIYLENKETKGFLADVFYKDTTEKLPLIIFVHGYKGYKDWGAWNLMAEKFAEAGFFFVKFNFSHNGTTAADPLHFADLEAFGHNNYSKELSDLGVVIDHFSGNPHVDGEKIVLIGHSRGGGISIIKTFEDERINGLVTLASVDTLERFPKEAAFENWKNTGVYYALNGRTKQEMPHYYQFYEDYENNIHRFDVERATEMAKAHMLIIHGTDDEAVEVKQAEHLHILHPNSELFLIENANHTFGAKEPWAEKDLPKDLHTVTEKCIDFIKEKLK; this is encoded by the coding sequence ATGAATTTGATTGTTGAAAAGAATATATACTTAGAAAATAAAGAAACAAAAGGTTTTCTTGCTGATGTTTTTTATAAAGACACCACAGAAAAACTTCCCCTGATCATATTTGTTCACGGATATAAAGGGTATAAAGATTGGGGAGCCTGGAATCTGATGGCTGAAAAATTTGCTGAAGCAGGTTTTTTCTTTGTTAAGTTTAATTTTTCACATAATGGAACTACGGCTGCTGATCCGTTACACTTTGCAGATCTTGAAGCCTTTGGTCATAACAATTATTCTAAAGAGCTTTCCGACCTTGGTGTGGTCATTGATCATTTTAGTGGAAATCCTCATGTGGATGGGGAAAAGATTGTTTTGATAGGACATAGCAGAGGAGGAGGGATTTCTATTATTAAAACCTTTGAAGACGAAAGAATCAACGGATTGGTTACATTGGCCAGTGTAGACACATTAGAACGTTTTCCCAAAGAAGCGGCGTTCGAAAACTGGAAGAATACGGGGGTGTATTATGCTCTGAACGGACGTACGAAGCAGGAAATGCCTCATTATTATCAATTTTATGAAGATTATGAGAACAATATTCACCGTTTTGATGTAGAGCGGGCTACAGAAATGGCTAAAGCTCATATGCTTATTATTCATGGAACAGACGATGAAGCGGTAGAGGTGAAACAGGCGGAACACCTTCATATTCTTCATCCGAATTCTGAACTGTTTCTGATTGAAAATGCCAATCATACCTTCGGAGCAAAAGAACCATGGGCAGAAAAGGATCTACCAAAGGATCTGCATACTGTAACCGAAAAATGTATTGATTTTATCAAGGAAAAATTGAAATAA
- a CDS encoding PKD domain-containing protein yields MKKTLLFLFLITFSLLLSQTTKRVFFIGNSYTYVNDLPNLIQSIAASNGDVLEHHSQTPGGATLQNHANNPNVASDMNQGNWDYVVLQEQSQLPSFPYSQVQNEVYPFALQLSNLFKNANACGNVIFYMTWGRKNGDGTICPGWPSVCTYQGMDDLIYARYMEMAMNNEGIISPVGKVWRTIREQNPAIELYDQDESHPSYIGSMAAAYTFYTIIFKKDPTQIPFNGNLSQAKAQLIKDIVKTEVYNQPGKWYITNNDVHSRFTYQINGAGTVQFTNTTQNATNYSWDFGDGTTSTLENPAHTYPTGGNYNVKLTTDACGATTTKTKLVVVSTLNTAETLLENGIQIYPNPALDHINIVSKKKFEVISLTEASGKIMPYRLNKTETGYRISLQHLTSGVYFLQYKTDEKEFTKKIIKK; encoded by the coding sequence ATGAAAAAAACTCTACTTTTTTTATTTTTAATTACTTTTTCTTTACTCCTCAGTCAGACCACCAAAAGGGTCTTCTTTATTGGAAACAGTTATACTTACGTTAATGATTTGCCTAACCTCATCCAAAGTATTGCGGCTTCTAACGGAGATGTACTGGAACACCATAGCCAGACTCCGGGAGGAGCTACCCTACAGAACCATGCCAATAATCCCAATGTTGCTTCAGACATGAATCAGGGAAACTGGGATTACGTGGTATTGCAGGAACAGAGCCAGCTGCCATCCTTTCCTTATTCTCAGGTTCAAAATGAGGTATATCCTTTTGCTCTTCAACTTTCAAATCTTTTTAAAAATGCAAATGCATGTGGAAATGTAATCTTTTACATGACCTGGGGCCGTAAAAATGGGGATGGAACAATCTGCCCGGGCTGGCCATCAGTCTGTACATATCAGGGAATGGATGATTTGATCTATGCACGCTACATGGAAATGGCCATGAATAATGAAGGGATTATCTCTCCCGTAGGCAAGGTTTGGAGAACGATCCGAGAACAGAATCCGGCTATTGAATTGTATGATCAGGACGAATCACATCCGAGTTACATTGGTTCTATGGCTGCTGCATATACATTTTACACCATTATATTTAAAAAAGATCCCACACAGATTCCTTTTAACGGGAATCTTAGTCAGGCAAAGGCTCAATTGATTAAAGATATTGTTAAAACAGAGGTGTATAATCAGCCTGGTAAATGGTATATAACGAACAATGATGTTCACAGCAGATTCACCTATCAGATAAATGGAGCAGGAACCGTTCAATTTACCAATACCACACAGAATGCAACCAACTATTCATGGGATTTTGGTGACGGAACGACTTCTACTCTGGAAAATCCAGCACACACCTATCCTACAGGCGGAAATTATAACGTAAAACTTACAACAGATGCATGTGGAGCTACTACGACCAAAACGAAACTGGTGGTTGTAAGTACATTAAATACCGCAGAAACACTTCTGGAGAACGGGATTCAAATTTATCCCAATCCGGCGCTGGACCATATTAACATTGTTTCTAAAAAGAAATTTGAAGTAATTTCACTTACTGAAGCCTCAGGAAAAATCATGCCTTATCGTTTGAATAAGACAGAGACTGGCTACCGTATTTCACTTCAGCATTTAACGAGTGGAGTTTATTTCCTGCAATATAAAACAGATGAAAAGGAGTTCACTAAAAAAATTATTAAAAAATAA
- a CDS encoding HipA family kinase, which produces MQNLRTVTVMRYILPLREGGSLPALAEADDDFKYVLKFRGAGHGVKMLISELIGGKITEALGLKIPELVFVNLDADFGRTEADEEIQDLLKHSEGLNLGLHYLSGSITYDPGVSVDPLLASKIVWLDAFITNIDRTFKNTNMLMWHKELWIIDNGASFYFHHSWQNFDTAAKTPFKYVKDHVLLPKAKMLDEADAFAHEILNDTLFREIVNMIPEDWLHWNDADETPDEIREIYFQFMKTRLENSQIFVNEAKNARG; this is translated from the coding sequence ATGCAGAATTTAAGAACTGTAACCGTAATGCGTTACATTCTGCCATTGAGAGAGGGAGGGTCTCTTCCCGCTCTGGCAGAAGCTGATGATGATTTCAAGTATGTGTTAAAATTCCGTGGTGCAGGCCATGGAGTAAAAATGCTGATCTCCGAACTTATAGGCGGAAAGATTACGGAAGCTTTAGGACTTAAAATTCCTGAACTTGTTTTTGTGAATCTGGATGCTGATTTTGGGAGAACGGAAGCCGATGAAGAAATACAGGATCTTCTGAAACATTCTGAAGGCCTGAATCTTGGGCTGCATTATCTTTCCGGTTCTATTACCTATGACCCGGGAGTAAGTGTAGATCCGCTTCTGGCTTCGAAAATTGTATGGCTGGATGCATTCATTACCAACATCGACCGTACTTTTAAAAATACCAATATGCTGATGTGGCATAAAGAACTTTGGATCATTGATAATGGTGCTTCGTTCTATTTCCACCACTCATGGCAGAATTTTGATACAGCAGCAAAAACACCTTTCAAATATGTGAAAGACCATGTGCTTCTTCCTAAGGCAAAAATGCTTGATGAAGCAGATGCATTTGCTCATGAAATCCTGAATGATACTCTTTTCAGAGAAATTGTCAATATGATTCCTGAAGACTGGTTACATTGGAATGATGCCGATGAAACACCCGATGAAATCCGTGAGATCTATTTTCAGTTTATGAAAACCAGATTAGAAAATTCTCAAATCTTTGTAAACGAAGCGAAAAATGCAAGAGGATAA
- a CDS encoding DUF3037 domain-containing protein — MQEDKIYEYAVIRLVPKVEREEFFNIGLVMFSKKEKFIKAEFYLCPDKFKLMHSKLDYDDIIQNLESFQKIANGDKDGGPISFLDIPERFRWLTAVRSSVVQTSRPHPGKSKDLDTTFGKLFEELVK, encoded by the coding sequence ATGCAAGAGGATAAAATATATGAATACGCGGTAATACGCCTGGTGCCCAAAGTTGAAAGAGAAGAGTTTTTCAATATCGGACTGGTGATGTTTTCTAAGAAGGAAAAATTCATCAAAGCAGAATTCTATTTGTGTCCGGACAAATTCAAACTGATGCACAGCAAACTGGATTATGATGACATTATCCAAAATCTGGAAAGTTTTCAGAAAATTGCGAATGGAGATAAAGATGGTGGACCTATTTCTTTTCTGGATATTCCGGAACGCTTCCGCTGGCTTACGGCTGTAAGAAGTTCTGTGGTACAGACCTCAAGACCTCATCCTGGAAAATCCAAAGATCTGGATACTACTTTTGGTAAGCTTTTTGAGGAGTTAGTAAAATAA
- a CDS encoding alpha/beta hydrolase has translation MNSSINNISIYRFFTNLFFVLFLGFSNLFFAQNFSQVQVKTPPVKSTLLPEIANLSEDIVYKTNKKGNPLALDLYIPKNVAAEKIPVLIYVHGGGWIEGDKVVHADNYLETTVEKLLAKQYAVISINYTLLNDSTHFPLPLEDTKDAIRWVRKNADKYHFDTNNIGLFGASAGAHLSLMAAYTPDNTYLGSPELSSYSAKVNYVIDHYGPADLNKLFHTKLGTIPVALIGLMSKKIVGLQENLVKGISGYDIRKDQDRAIDYLNTLSPVNFVSEGVPTLIVQGNNDKIVPLNQSKKLHRKLNRAKIQNALIIVDGGVHGFGTTDKAYLDKLTDEMVDFVLSQKK, from the coding sequence ATGAATTCATCGATAAACAACATATCAATCTACAGGTTTTTTACAAACCTGTTTTTTGTTTTATTCTTAGGTTTTTCTAATTTATTTTTTGCCCAGAACTTTTCACAGGTACAGGTTAAAACTCCTCCTGTAAAAAGCACCTTACTTCCTGAAATAGCCAATCTGTCTGAGGATATCGTATATAAAACCAATAAAAAAGGGAATCCTCTTGCCCTGGATTTATATATTCCTAAAAATGTTGCCGCTGAAAAAATACCTGTACTGATCTATGTTCATGGAGGCGGATGGATTGAAGGTGATAAAGTAGTTCATGCAGACAATTATCTGGAAACCACTGTTGAAAAATTATTGGCAAAGCAATATGCCGTGATCAGTATTAATTATACGCTGCTGAATGACAGTACTCATTTTCCACTGCCTCTGGAAGATACCAAAGATGCTATCAGATGGGTAAGAAAAAATGCAGATAAATATCATTTCGATACCAATAATATAGGTCTTTTCGGAGCTTCAGCCGGAGCTCACCTTTCCCTGATGGCGGCTTATACTCCCGACAATACTTATCTTGGAAGTCCGGAGCTTTCGTCTTATTCTGCCAAAGTAAATTATGTAATTGATCATTATGGTCCTGCTGATCTCAACAAACTTTTCCACACAAAACTAGGAACAATCCCTGTAGCACTGATCGGATTAATGTCAAAAAAGATTGTCGGTTTACAGGAAAATCTGGTAAAAGGAATTTCCGGGTATGATATCAGAAAAGATCAGGACAGAGCCATCGATTATCTGAATACCTTATCTCCAGTTAATTTTGTTTCGGAAGGAGTTCCAACTTTAATTGTTCAGGGCAATAATGACAAAATTGTTCCTTTAAACCAATCTAAAAAACTTCACAGAAAATTAAACAGAGCCAAAATACAAAACGCTCTCATCATTGTTGATGGCGGAGTACATGGTTTTGGAACAACTGATAAAGCTTATCTGGATAAACTCACGGATGAAATGGTAGATTTTGTTCTTTCACAAAAGAAGTAA